A single Saccharolobus shibatae B12 DNA region contains:
- a CDS encoding DUF367 family protein — protein MKVYVIDYHKDDPKKCTGKKLVKLKLAELTRVGKGIILDPFSERTLSINDKDILIKSGITIIDTSWNNTSQNEFKNVRGEHRKLPILFAGNPVHYGIAYKLSSLEALMATLYILDEVDEAIKFSNIVKWGHTFIELNKELLEAYRNKDEEEIKKIEEEIIEKILRK, from the coding sequence ATGAAGGTATACGTTATAGATTATCATAAAGATGATCCAAAGAAATGTACAGGTAAGAAGTTAGTCAAACTTAAACTTGCTGAACTTACGAGGGTAGGTAAGGGTATAATTCTTGATCCCTTTTCTGAAAGAACATTATCCATAAATGACAAAGATATCTTAATAAAGAGTGGTATAACGATTATCGATACCTCATGGAATAATACGTCACAAAACGAATTTAAAAATGTAAGAGGAGAGCATAGGAAATTACCAATTCTGTTCGCCGGAAATCCAGTACACTATGGTATAGCCTACAAACTCTCATCCCTCGAGGCGTTGATGGCTACATTATATATTCTTGATGAGGTGGATGAGGCTATAAAGTTCTCCAACATAGTAAAGTGGGGTCATACTTTCATAGAATTGAATAAAGAGCTTCTGGAAGCATATAGAAATAAAGACGAAGAGGAAATAAAGAAGATCGAAGAGGAAATTATTGAAAAAATCCTCAGAAAATGA
- a CDS encoding mechanosensitive ion channel family protein, with translation MRLSLRFAILIFLSFLVVVLNFIVPYILQGLGITNQSTISSVILYLRIVLYIFIGLWIVSSIAEAIRVYSQKRLGIRANVIANSVKYFGYVLVLLLILLPLGVSSSTLIAGSTFAGLIVGLALQPVLSNFFAGLLIMLTGYITVGDRIRIVSTQVPFYPAQFPAYKYFSTDFIEQGYKGTVVEIDLFYSRILLENLRELRVPNIVLLNSAVLDYTSKYSEEQVINVRVEFPLAFVDISNLENLVKEELKVFNVIEGPYINEQSDKDHVIVLARLKVSVNEDWRKIKSDALKRLLRLRQELIAKKQQDSQQIKAS, from the coding sequence ATGCGATTAAGTTTACGTTTTGCAATACTAATATTTTTGTCCTTTTTAGTAGTTGTATTAAACTTTATAGTTCCATACATTTTACAAGGACTTGGAATAACTAACCAATCGACAATCAGTTCAGTAATTCTCTATCTTAGGATAGTCTTATACATATTTATAGGCTTATGGATAGTCTCGTCCATAGCAGAAGCCATAAGGGTTTATTCGCAAAAGAGACTCGGCATAAGGGCTAATGTAATAGCAAACAGTGTAAAGTACTTCGGGTATGTGCTTGTTCTACTATTAATACTATTGCCCTTAGGAGTTAGTTCTTCTACACTGATTGCCGGAAGCACTTTTGCTGGTCTAATTGTAGGTCTTGCTCTACAACCAGTCTTGAGCAACTTTTTTGCTGGTTTACTAATAATGCTAACTGGGTACATTACCGTTGGGGATAGGATAAGGATTGTTTCCACACAAGTACCATTCTATCCTGCACAATTCCCTGCCTATAAGTATTTTTCAACAGACTTTATAGAGCAAGGATATAAAGGTACAGTAGTAGAGATAGATTTATTTTATTCTAGAATTCTTTTAGAGAATTTACGGGAATTAAGAGTACCAAATATTGTATTACTGAACTCAGCGGTTTTAGATTACACTTCGAAATACTCTGAAGAACAAGTTATTAATGTGAGGGTAGAGTTTCCGTTAGCTTTTGTAGATATCAGTAACTTAGAAAATCTAGTTAAAGAGGAATTGAAAGTCTTTAACGTGATAGAAGGACCGTATATAAATGAGCAAAGCGATAAGGATCACGTAATAGTATTAGCACGATTAAAAGTTAGTGTAAACGAGGATTGGAGAAAAATAAAATCGGATGCATTAAAAAGATTATTAAGACTAAGGCAAGAACTTATAGCTAAGAAGCAACAAGATTCACAACAAATAAAAGCTTCATAG